One region of Terriglobales bacterium genomic DNA includes:
- the rpsJ gene encoding 30S ribosomal protein S10, with the protein MLGKERIRIRLKAYDYRVLDQSTGEIVETARRTGAQIAGPIPLPTVKNKYCVLRSPHVDKKSREQFEIRTHKRLLDILEPTQQTVDALMKLDLPAGVDVEIKAFGKEHK; encoded by the coding sequence ATGCTAGGTAAAGAACGAATCCGAATCCGGCTGAAGGCCTACGACTACCGCGTGCTCGACCAGTCCACCGGCGAGATCGTGGAGACGGCGCGGCGCACCGGCGCGCAAATCGCCGGGCCGATTCCGCTGCCCACGGTGAAGAACAAGTATTGCGTTCTTCGCTCTCCGCACGTGGACAAGAAGTCGCGGGAGCAGTTCGAGATCCGCACCCACAAGCGCCTGCTCGATATCCTCGAGCCGACGCAGCAGACGGTGGACGCGCTCATGAAGCTCGACCTGCCCGCCGGTGTGGACGTGGAGATCAAGGCGTTCGGCAAGGAACATAAATAG